A genomic region of Leptolyngbya sp. FACHB-261 contains the following coding sequences:
- a CDS encoding heme-copper oxidase subunit III: MQASTTDLKAELNHSAVAEKAAAHHAEHPDHRMLGVIVFLISESMIFLGLFAAYLTFRLVAPSWPPEGTPRLETLLPGVNTLILISSSFVIHKADTAVKKNDVAGLRLWLVATIAMGAVFLAGQIYEYKHLEFGLKSGLFGSTFYVLTGFHGLHVLVGLLLMAAVLWRSRNIKHYSQEHHFGIEATEVYWHFVDVVWIILFLLLYIL, from the coding sequence ATGCAAGCTTCAACCACTGACCTAAAGGCTGAACTCAATCACTCCGCTGTTGCTGAGAAGGCAGCTGCTCATCATGCAGAACACCCAGACCATCGCATGTTGGGAGTCATCGTCTTTCTGATTTCAGAAAGCATGATCTTTCTGGGTCTGTTCGCTGCCTATCTCACTTTTCGCTTGGTAGCACCCAGTTGGCCACCGGAAGGAACTCCCAGGCTGGAAACGTTGTTGCCAGGAGTCAACACCCTGATTCTGATCTCTAGCAGCTTTGTGATCCACAAAGCAGATACAGCGGTCAAGAAGAACGACGTTGCTGGCCTACGACTTTGGCTCGTAGCCACGATTGCGATGGGCGCTGTCTTTCTGGCGGGCCAGATTTATGAATACAAACACTTGGAGTTTGGTCTTAAGTCGGGCCTCTTTGGAAGTACCTTCTACGTGTTAACCGGGTTTCACGGTTTGCATGTTTTGGTTGGGCTGCTACTCATGGCGGCTGTTCTTTGGCGCTCCCGGAATATTAAGCACTACTCCCAGGAACACCACTTTGGAATAGAAGCAACAGAAGTTTACTGGCACTTCGTAGACGTTGTGTGGATTATTCTATTCCTGCTGTTGTATATCCTTTAG